Proteins encoded in a region of the Halosimplex halophilum genome:
- a CDS encoding helix-turn-helix domain-containing protein, translating into MVEADPSPERFRELMLDEQPGFEDVLACVFNVQEHEVRTFLTLQDHPGSTVAELADQLERDRSNVNRSLSTLREKGLAERERRLLDGGGHVYQYSATPLPEARELMHETLDEWTAYVHDRIDEFGEEDL; encoded by the coding sequence ATGGTCGAGGCGGACCCTTCGCCCGAGCGGTTTCGGGAGCTGATGCTCGACGAGCAGCCGGGCTTCGAGGACGTGCTCGCCTGCGTCTTCAACGTCCAGGAACACGAGGTGCGGACGTTCCTGACCCTCCAGGATCACCCCGGGAGCACCGTCGCCGAGCTGGCCGACCAGCTCGAACGCGACCGCAGCAACGTCAACCGCTCGCTGTCGACGCTGCGCGAGAAGGGGCTGGCCGAGCGCGAGCGCCGGCTGCTGGACGGCGGGGGCCACGTCTACCAGTACTCCGCGACGCCGCTGCCCGAGGCCCGCGAGCTGATGCACGAGACGCTCGACGAGTGGACCGCCTACGTCCACGACCGCATCGACGAGTTCGGCGAGGAGGATCTCTGA
- a CDS encoding carboxypeptidase M32 encodes MSTESPDSESESAPEPYPAFEEHVKQLTYLNDAGGVLGWDQQVTMPEGGTPARSKQSSALSAVTHEKLTDERVGEWLDALDDADLSGDRRAVVREVRREHERAVEVPEDLVTEISETASNALPVWEEAKAEDDFDSFAPTLEKMVELKRDYAEAIDPDRDPYEVLFEEYEPYLGLDTAERVLERLRDELVPLIEAIEDSDADLADPFADGEYDEDAQEETVRAALDHLGYDWERGRLDTAPHPFSTGTQFDARVTTRFDPEDPMGAIGSTIHEFGHATYTQGLPQEHYGTPLGQSRDLTVHESQSRLWENHVGRSRPFWDDFADTVNENLGTDASPREFYQAANQIYPDNLIRVEADELTYHMHIILRFEIERDLVSGDLDVEEVPGVWNDKMEEYLGVRPETDSEGCLQDIHWTHGSLGYFPTYSLGSVLAAQLYASAEDAIEDLDGKVRSGEFDPLHEWLTENVHRHGCRYETDDLVREATGEGFTADYFLDYATGKFGDLYDL; translated from the coding sequence ATGTCGACGGAATCCCCCGACTCGGAGTCGGAGTCCGCGCCCGAGCCCTACCCGGCCTTCGAGGAGCACGTCAAACAGCTGACCTACCTCAACGACGCCGGCGGGGTGCTGGGCTGGGACCAGCAGGTGACGATGCCCGAGGGCGGGACGCCCGCCCGGTCGAAGCAGTCCTCGGCGCTGTCGGCGGTCACCCACGAGAAGCTGACCGACGAGCGGGTCGGCGAGTGGCTGGACGCACTCGACGACGCCGACCTCTCGGGGGACCGGCGGGCGGTCGTCCGCGAGGTCCGCCGCGAGCACGAGCGGGCCGTCGAGGTGCCCGAGGACCTCGTGACCGAGATCTCCGAGACGGCCTCGAACGCGCTGCCGGTCTGGGAGGAGGCCAAGGCCGAGGACGACTTCGACTCGTTCGCGCCCACGCTGGAGAAGATGGTCGAACTCAAGCGCGACTACGCCGAGGCCATCGACCCGGACCGGGACCCCTACGAGGTGCTGTTCGAGGAGTACGAGCCCTACCTGGGGCTGGACACCGCCGAGCGAGTCTTGGAGCGGCTGCGCGACGAGCTCGTCCCGCTGATCGAGGCGATCGAGGACAGCGACGCGGACCTGGCGGACCCCTTCGCCGACGGCGAGTACGACGAGGACGCCCAGGAGGAGACGGTCCGGGCGGCGCTGGACCACCTCGGCTACGACTGGGAGCGCGGGCGGCTCGACACCGCGCCGCACCCGTTCTCGACGGGGACGCAGTTCGACGCCCGGGTGACCACGCGGTTCGACCCCGAGGACCCCATGGGCGCCATCGGCTCGACCATCCACGAGTTCGGCCACGCCACCTACACCCAGGGCCTTCCGCAGGAGCACTACGGGACGCCGCTGGGCCAGTCCCGTGACCTGACGGTCCACGAGTCCCAGTCCCGGCTCTGGGAGAACCACGTCGGCCGCTCGCGACCCTTCTGGGACGACTTCGCCGACACGGTGAACGAGAACCTCGGCACCGACGCCTCCCCGCGCGAGTTCTACCAGGCCGCCAACCAGATCTACCCGGACAACCTGATCCGGGTGGAGGCGGACGAACTCACCTACCACATGCACATCATCCTCCGGTTCGAGATCGAGCGGGACCTGGTCTCGGGCGACCTCGACGTCGAGGAGGTGCCGGGCGTGTGGAACGACAAGATGGAGGAGTACCTCGGCGTGCGCCCGGAGACCGACAGCGAGGGCTGTCTCCAGGACATCCACTGGACTCACGGCTCGCTGGGCTACTTCCCGACGTACTCGCTGGGCAGCGTCCTCGCCGCCCAGCTGTACGCCAGCGCCGAGGACGCCATCGAGGACCTCGACGGGAAAGTACGGAGCGGCGAGTTCGACCCGCTGCACGAGTGGCTCACCGAGAACGTCCACCGCCACGGCTGCCGCTACGAGACCGACGATCTGGTCCGCGAGGCGACCGGCGAGGGGTTCACCGCCGACTACTTCCTCGACTACGCGACCGGGAAGTTCGGCGATCTGTACGACCTCTGA
- a CDS encoding YIP1 family protein translates to MAPSTPLVRPSEYFDRYDRPSMTVAFAVVGVQAVGTAVAMWLFLQRVIAHVDAPPQEKAQVQSALGGAIVGTFVAIFVGWLLLAALLHLFVWFAGGQRSFGTTLAVTGEAEVAGIVLLPVTTVGLISLLGQAPSDPQAFVDFFERAASFSSPVLLVSSLVGALWKAAIQGYGLAVAHDLPAGKMLALAFGVGILGFLLNLV, encoded by the coding sequence ATGGCGCCCTCCACCCCGCTCGTTCGCCCCTCCGAGTACTTCGACCGCTACGACCGGCCCTCGATGACCGTGGCGTTCGCCGTCGTCGGGGTCCAGGCAGTCGGGACCGCCGTCGCGATGTGGCTGTTCCTCCAGCGCGTGATCGCCCACGTCGACGCCCCGCCCCAGGAGAAAGCCCAGGTCCAGAGCGCCCTGGGGGGGGCGATCGTCGGTACCTTCGTCGCCATCTTCGTCGGGTGGCTGCTGCTGGCCGCCCTGTTGCACCTGTTCGTGTGGTTCGCCGGCGGCCAGCGGTCGTTCGGGACCACCCTCGCGGTCACCGGCGAGGCCGAGGTCGCCGGGATCGTCCTGCTCCCCGTGACCACCGTCGGGCTGATCAGCCTGCTCGGGCAGGCCCCGAGCGATCCCCAGGCGTTCGTCGACTTCTTCGAGCGGGCGGCCTCGTTCAGTTCGCCCGTCCTGCTGGTCTCCAGCCTCGTCGGGGCGCTCTGGAAGGCCGCGATCCAGGGCTACGGCCTCGCCGTCGCCCACGACCTCCCGGCCGGGAAGATGCTCGCGCTCGCCTTCGGCGTCGGAATCCTCGGCTTCCTGCTGAACCTGGTGTGA
- the ubaA gene encoding SAMP-activating enzyme E1 yields the protein MAGPDLDPEQLDRYSRHIIMDEVGPEGQANLLDAAVLVVGAGGLGSPVLQYLAAAGVGRIGIADHDTVERSNLQRQVVHGDADVGRPKVESAAEFVHELNPDVTVEPREVAVSPETVADLVEGYDFVVDASDNFPTRFLVNDYCTLAGVPFSHGAIYRFEGQVTSFTGDGPCYRCLFPEAPPEGAVPDCATTGVLGVLPGTVGAIQATETVKHFVGVGESLDGRMVVYDAADMSFEEVTVRPNPSCPVCGDDPIDSVDDVEYADSCAVPAD from the coding sequence ATGGCAGGGCCGGATCTCGACCCGGAGCAGCTCGACCGCTACTCCCGGCACATCATCATGGACGAGGTGGGGCCGGAGGGGCAGGCGAACCTGCTGGACGCCGCGGTACTGGTCGTCGGCGCCGGCGGGCTGGGCTCGCCCGTCCTCCAGTACCTCGCCGCCGCGGGGGTCGGCCGCATCGGGATCGCCGACCACGACACCGTCGAGCGCTCGAACCTCCAGCGCCAGGTCGTCCACGGCGACGCCGACGTGGGCCGTCCCAAAGTGGAGAGCGCCGCCGAGTTCGTCCACGAGTTGAACCCCGACGTGACCGTCGAACCCCGCGAGGTCGCCGTCTCGCCGGAGACCGTCGCGGACCTCGTGGAGGGCTACGACTTCGTCGTCGACGCCTCCGACAACTTCCCGACCCGCTTTCTCGTCAACGACTACTGCACGCTCGCGGGCGTCCCCTTCTCACACGGCGCCATCTACCGCTTCGAGGGGCAGGTGACCTCCTTCACCGGCGACGGGCCGTGTTACCGCTGTCTGTTCCCCGAGGCGCCCCCCGAGGGCGCCGTCCCCGACTGCGCGACGACGGGCGTGCTGGGCGTCCTCCCGGGGACGGTCGGCGCGATCCAGGCCACCGAGACGGTCAAGCACTTCGTCGGCGTCGGCGAGTCGCTGGACGGCCGGATGGTCGTCTACGACGCCGCCGACATGTCCTTCGAGGAGGTGACCGTCCGGCCGAACCCGTCGTGTCCGGTCTGCGGCGACGACCCCATCGACTCCGTCGACGACGTGGAGTACGCCGACAGCTGCGCCGTCCCCGCGGACTGA
- a CDS encoding xanthine dehydrogenase family protein molybdopterin-binding subunit — translation MTDDARTGPPTETTAADDPGDDPDDAERLVGEGVDRREDAALLTGNATFTDDIDHPDLASLTFVRSDAAHATVEAVDTDAAESMEGVLAVYTWADVAASEIPGVLPVSTHGLDCDLPGHPVFARDRVRYQGQPVAAVVAEDRYRARDAADAVEVTYDERDAVVDQREAQGSDAPTLYDGAPDNVAATSELGDREATDAALADADHTVEIDLTNNRLIPNALEPRAAVARWDAGDGRLTVELTSQSPHGHRGKLSTTLGLPESDIRVVAPSVGGGFGHKGHHHPGEAAAAVAAMDTGRPVKWTATRSENYLAGAHGRDHRTTAEIGVDDDGTIRALRVETDANVGAYGLGGSLGMPGWYGSLLSSQYAVPAIFCETRAVFTNTTPIHSYRGAGRPEAVYVAERLVGAAARELGFDPAELRRRNQIAEFPHETAVGATYDSGDYELGLDEALDAAGWADLRDRPDRDDDGRYLGVGLACYVESTGGGMESGVVRAHPDGTVTVSAGTHSHGQGHGTTYAQIVADELGVDYDDIDVREGDSDAVPQGTGTFGSRSTITGGNAVAESARAVREKARAFAANLLDAPADAVTYDDGEFAAPDHTDETRTFADVAEAAYGWGVPDGMDPGLEATTFFEQDETAYTFGTHVAAVAVDPETGAVDIERYVALDDCGERINPTIVEGQVEGGVAQGVGQARYEAAVYADDGRLETDSMLDYAVPRSFHVPEVETEATVTPSPTNDLGVKGIGEAGTIAAPPAVVNAVCDALDPLGIGHVDMPLTGERVRAAVRETEE, via the coding sequence ATGACCGACGACGCGCGGACGGGTCCACCGACGGAGACGACCGCGGCCGACGATCCAGGCGACGACCCCGACGACGCCGAGCGGCTCGTCGGCGAGGGCGTCGACCGCCGGGAGGACGCCGCCCTGCTGACCGGAAACGCGACCTTCACCGACGACATCGACCACCCGGACCTGGCCTCCCTCACCTTCGTCCGGAGCGACGCGGCCCACGCCACCGTCGAGGCCGTCGACACCGACGCGGCCGAGTCGATGGAGGGCGTCCTGGCGGTCTACACCTGGGCGGACGTGGCCGCCTCCGAAATTCCGGGGGTGCTCCCGGTCTCGACGCACGGGCTGGACTGCGACCTGCCGGGCCACCCGGTGTTCGCCCGCGACCGGGTCCGCTACCAGGGCCAGCCGGTCGCCGCGGTCGTCGCCGAGGACCGCTACCGCGCCCGCGACGCCGCCGACGCCGTCGAAGTCACGTACGACGAACGGGACGCCGTCGTCGACCAGCGCGAGGCCCAGGGGTCGGACGCCCCGACGCTCTACGACGGCGCCCCCGACAACGTCGCCGCTACATCGGAACTCGGCGACCGCGAGGCGACCGACGCCGCGCTGGCCGACGCCGACCACACCGTCGAGATCGACCTGACGAATAACCGGCTGATCCCGAACGCCCTCGAACCGCGGGCGGCGGTCGCCCGCTGGGACGCCGGCGACGGGCGGCTGACCGTCGAGCTGACCAGCCAGTCGCCCCACGGCCACCGCGGGAAGCTCTCGACCACCCTCGGCCTCCCCGAGAGCGACATCCGGGTCGTCGCGCCCTCCGTCGGCGGCGGCTTCGGCCACAAGGGTCACCACCACCCCGGCGAGGCCGCCGCCGCCGTCGCCGCGATGGACACCGGGCGGCCGGTCAAGTGGACCGCGACCAGGAGCGAGAACTACCTCGCGGGCGCCCACGGCCGAGACCACCGCACGACCGCCGAGATCGGCGTCGACGACGACGGAACTATTCGAGCGCTGCGCGTCGAGACCGACGCCAACGTCGGCGCCTACGGCCTCGGCGGCAGCCTCGGGATGCCCGGCTGGTACGGCTCGCTGCTCTCCAGCCAGTACGCCGTTCCCGCCATCTTCTGCGAGACCCGCGCGGTCTTCACGAACACGACGCCGATCCACTCCTACCGCGGCGCGGGCCGTCCCGAGGCCGTCTACGTCGCCGAACGGCTCGTCGGCGCCGCCGCGCGGGAACTCGGCTTCGACCCCGCCGAGCTGCGCCGGCGCAACCAGATCGCGGAGTTCCCCCACGAGACGGCCGTGGGCGCCACCTACGACAGCGGCGACTACGAACTGGGGCTCGACGAGGCGCTCGACGCCGCCGGCTGGGCGGACCTGCGCGACCGGCCGGACCGCGACGACGACGGTCGCTACCTCGGCGTCGGCCTGGCCTGCTACGTCGAGTCGACGGGCGGCGGCATGGAGAGCGGGGTCGTCCGCGCCCACCCGGACGGCACCGTCACCGTCTCCGCCGGGACCCACTCCCACGGCCAGGGCCACGGGACGACGTACGCCCAGATCGTCGCGGACGAACTCGGCGTCGACTACGACGACATCGACGTGCGGGAGGGCGACTCCGACGCCGTCCCGCAGGGCACCGGCACCTTCGGCAGCCGCTCGACCATCACCGGCGGCAACGCCGTCGCCGAGAGCGCCCGCGCCGTCCGCGAGAAGGCCCGCGCGTTCGCCGCGAACCTGCTCGACGCGCCCGCCGATGCAGTGACCTACGACGACGGCGAGTTCGCGGCGCCCGACCACACCGACGAGACGCGCACCTTCGCCGACGTGGCGGAGGCGGCCTACGGCTGGGGCGTCCCCGACGGGATGGACCCCGGGCTCGAAGCGACCACGTTCTTCGAGCAGGACGAGACCGCATACACCTTCGGCACGCACGTCGCCGCCGTCGCCGTCGATCCGGAGACCGGCGCCGTCGACATCGAGCGCTACGTCGCCCTGGACGACTGCGGCGAGCGGATCAACCCCACCATCGTCGAGGGCCAGGTCGAGGGCGGCGTCGCCCAGGGGGTCGGCCAGGCGCGCTACGAGGCGGCGGTCTACGCCGACGACGGCCGTCTCGAAACGGATTCGATGCTCGACTACGCCGTCCCGCGGTCGTTCCACGTCCCCGAGGTCGAGACCGAGGCGACGGTCACGCCCAGCCCCACCAACGACCTGGGCGTCAAGGGGATCGGCGAGGCCGGCACCATCGCCGCGCCGCCCGCCGTCGTCAACGCCGTCTGCGACGCGCTCGACCCGCTGGGGATCGGCCACGTCGACATGCCGCTGACCGGCGAGCGCGTCCGGGCGGCGGTCCGCGAGACCGAGGAGTAG
- a CDS encoding DUF7535 family protein encodes MSDSTDRQELSAPRKVLRTVTPGPKARPDAEMDSIGWALFLGLVILLVPLLPFLAIVWLLSKALDFLARQRGS; translated from the coding sequence ATGAGCGACTCCACCGATCGGCAGGAACTGAGCGCGCCGCGGAAGGTCCTCCGGACGGTCACGCCGGGCCCGAAGGCCCGGCCCGACGCGGAGATGGACTCGATCGGCTGGGCGCTCTTTCTCGGGCTCGTGATCCTGCTGGTCCCGCTGTTGCCCTTCCTCGCGATCGTCTGGCTGCTCTCGAAGGCGCTCGACTTCCTCGCGCGACAGCGGGGGTCGTGA
- a CDS encoding ATP-binding protein codes for MSDLGDFTDFDGSDEDEGDAGGAATDADSGTETDASASDPTGADTFDAGEADDDFEAMDVTPAGEDRGVGVVSATEGLRISEDGEETELRAYVTVENRSDVRIGKYLLIPYQDDERLFCRITALEYAQEFRADDATEIHARRAMRRGDIDEQDFKFVATLDPVAVLYSEDGELKRRMTDRVPKPETVVREATDKSEIKTGLKIPEDGVFLGHLSVGGEKVKTAADPPHIDYRLKDDYGDGDPLVFRHTLVAGGTGSGKTHSAKNVLRQYLADDRTYPVEDGARDVSPGLVMFDPQDEYAQMHDDNPDLDAEFERRLEREGIAHGGVDDTIAFVPKVQGASYATGDHRAEQVEFTIPFSMVQDNPWLIAGSSLNGNQYNALQLLLNRFSRDYGPDGTYQQFKTFMDDPALREELDETGRVHEATFNAVKRRALGFDGIFDQDARPITERVHEFVRAGGISVVPTYHINNSRTTVTVVLALAALIVDQKLSNDPDYERIKNTPLVLGLDEAHNFLSEVDSVQGEQIIGKFTEAAKQGRKERLGLFLITQDPQDIADPVFKQINTTVVLNLGDDDAISAVNIPANLEQKVPYMEKGQKVVYSPDNSEPVELIGLPKCLTNHE; via the coding sequence ATGTCCGATCTCGGGGATTTCACTGACTTCGACGGGAGCGACGAGGACGAGGGCGACGCGGGCGGGGCGGCCACGGACGCCGATTCCGGGACCGAAACCGACGCGTCGGCGTCCGACCCGACCGGCGCCGACACGTTCGACGCGGGCGAGGCCGACGACGACTTCGAGGCGATGGACGTGACGCCCGCCGGCGAGGACCGCGGCGTCGGCGTCGTCTCCGCGACCGAGGGGCTGCGCATCAGCGAGGACGGCGAGGAGACGGAACTGCGGGCGTACGTCACCGTCGAGAACCGCTCTGACGTGCGGATCGGCAAGTACCTGCTGATCCCCTACCAGGACGACGAGCGTCTCTTCTGCCGGATCACCGCCCTGGAGTACGCCCAGGAGTTCCGCGCCGACGACGCTACCGAGATCCACGCCCGCCGCGCGATGCGACGGGGCGACATCGACGAACAGGACTTCAAGTTCGTCGCCACGCTCGACCCCGTCGCGGTCCTCTATTCGGAGGACGGCGAACTCAAACGGCGGATGACCGACCGCGTGCCCAAGCCCGAGACCGTCGTCCGGGAGGCGACCGACAAGTCCGAGATCAAGACCGGCCTCAAGATCCCCGAGGACGGCGTCTTCCTCGGCCACCTCTCCGTGGGGGGCGAGAAGGTGAAGACCGCCGCCGACCCGCCCCACATCGACTACCGGCTGAAAGACGACTACGGGGACGGCGACCCGCTGGTCTTCCGGCACACGCTCGTCGCCGGCGGCACGGGCTCGGGCAAGACCCACAGCGCCAAGAACGTCCTCCGACAGTACCTCGCCGACGACCGGACCTACCCCGTCGAAGACGGTGCTCGGGACGTGTCGCCCGGGCTCGTGATGTTCGACCCGCAGGACGAGTACGCCCAGATGCACGACGACAACCCCGACCTCGACGCCGAGTTCGAACGCCGGCTGGAACGGGAGGGCATCGCCCACGGCGGGGTCGACGACACCATCGCCTTCGTCCCGAAGGTCCAGGGGGCGTCCTACGCGACCGGCGACCACCGCGCCGAGCAGGTCGAGTTCACCATCCCCTTCTCGATGGTCCAGGACAACCCCTGGCTCATCGCCGGCTCCAGTCTGAACGGCAACCAGTACAACGCCCTCCAGCTGCTTCTCAATCGCTTCTCCCGCGACTACGGCCCCGACGGGACCTACCAGCAATTTAAAACGTTCATGGACGACCCGGCGCTGCGGGAGGAACTCGACGAGACGGGGCGGGTCCACGAGGCCACGTTCAACGCGGTCAAGCGCCGCGCGCTGGGCTTCGACGGCATCTTCGACCAGGACGCCCGCCCGATCACCGAGCGGGTCCACGAGTTCGTCCGCGCGGGCGGGATCTCCGTCGTCCCGACCTACCACATCAACAACTCCCGGACCACGGTGACCGTGGTCCTCGCGCTGGCGGCGCTCATCGTGGACCAGAAACTCTCGAACGACCCCGACTACGAGCGCATCAAGAACACGCCGCTCGTCCTGGGGCTCGACGAGGCACACAACTTCCTCTCCGAGGTGGACAGCGTCCAGGGCGAGCAGATCATCGGCAAGTTCACCGAGGCCGCCAAACAGGGCCGCAAGGAGCGACTGGGGCTCTTTCTCATCACCCAGGACCCGCAGGACATCGCCGACCCCGTGTTCAAGCAGATCAACACGACGGTCGTCCTCAACCTCGGCGACGACGACGCCATCTCGGCGGTGAACATCCCCGCCAACCTGGAGCAGAAGGTCCCCTACATGGAGAAGGGCCAGAAGGTCGTCTACTCGCCGGACAACTCCGAACCGGTCGAGCTGATCGGTCTCCCGAAGTGCCTGACCAACCACGAGTGA
- a CDS encoding ATP-binding protein, with the protein MKLREVHVDRYGPLRETLRLDDAQVVYGPNESGKTLLVEALLRSLTGDRRVADPRVDERPEGYVALDGEGERFELADDETLLDRYAERYNFEPTPAEFRNVFVVRDGDLRVLDERAFYRRVTDRVVGIWTGDIETVRERVLERGRLAPDDRALSDQYDDAAEQRELAADLLADVAAYLDRAEAEDLDAVEVACYEAARERREAEAEVAALEAAKAREDYEQLVKTKGSLERSLEERAELPDERELDELAERLDDLPTGSEDELERRKRWYRRATLAALVAGVVAGAVPLGLGIREPRLVAAGPAAFGVVALVGLAAYRSASNAVARLDRERAAIVERAAEVGIDAYDPPAVRGAIADYREDHDNHAEVIQGNTEVLRQWLDIDADDPREVVAEAEDALDARRAEIDFDADREFTEEKLEAARERAEDAAEREQELRERFREHRRQLERFGERATGVRFEAFTGEPLDLTVTNLGALGDLADRLRAVVDAIEADADASRAAATVLDRMAASENEKMTTLFADGEAADVFRRVTADRYVDVGLTDDSRLAVELESGERLSPDELSRGARDQLYLAVRVALGRRLMEGRDGFFLMDDAFLSADPQRLRRQAEVVGDLVDAGWQVVYLTCKPDARDTLAETAGADVTELTPL; encoded by the coding sequence GTGAAGCTGCGCGAGGTCCACGTCGACCGGTACGGGCCGCTCCGGGAGACGCTCCGGCTCGACGACGCGCAGGTCGTCTACGGCCCCAACGAGTCGGGCAAGACCCTGCTGGTGGAGGCGCTGTTGCGGTCGCTGACGGGCGACCGCCGGGTCGCCGACCCGCGGGTCGACGAGCGCCCGGAGGGGTACGTCGCCCTCGACGGCGAGGGCGAGCGGTTCGAGCTCGCCGACGACGAGACGCTGCTCGACCGCTACGCCGAGCGGTACAACTTCGAGCCCACGCCGGCGGAGTTCCGCAACGTGTTCGTCGTCCGCGACGGCGACCTCCGCGTGCTCGACGAGCGGGCGTTCTACCGCCGGGTGACCGACCGCGTCGTCGGCATCTGGACCGGCGACATCGAGACGGTCCGCGAGCGCGTCCTCGAGCGCGGCCGGCTGGCGCCCGACGACCGGGCGCTGTCCGACCAGTACGACGACGCCGCCGAACAGCGCGAGCTGGCCGCCGACCTGCTCGCCGACGTGGCGGCGTACCTCGACCGCGCCGAGGCCGAGGACCTGGACGCAGTCGAGGTGGCCTGCTACGAGGCCGCCCGCGAGCGCCGCGAGGCCGAGGCCGAGGTCGCGGCGCTGGAGGCCGCGAAGGCCCGCGAGGACTACGAGCAGCTCGTCAAGACGAAGGGGTCGCTGGAGCGCAGCCTCGAGGAGCGCGCCGAGCTGCCCGACGAGCGCGAGCTCGACGAACTGGCGGAGCGGCTCGACGACCTGCCGACCGGCAGCGAGGACGAGCTGGAGCGGCGCAAGCGCTGGTACCGGCGGGCGACGCTCGCGGCGCTGGTCGCCGGCGTCGTCGCGGGGGCGGTGCCGCTGGGGCTGGGGATCCGCGAGCCGCGGCTGGTCGCCGCCGGGCCCGCGGCGTTCGGCGTCGTCGCGCTCGTCGGGCTCGCGGCCTACCGGTCGGCGAGCAACGCCGTCGCCCGGCTGGACCGCGAGCGGGCGGCCATCGTCGAGCGCGCCGCCGAGGTCGGCATCGACGCCTACGACCCGCCGGCGGTCCGCGGGGCCATCGCCGACTACCGCGAGGACCACGACAACCACGCGGAGGTCATCCAGGGCAACACGGAGGTCCTGCGGCAGTGGCTCGACATCGACGCCGACGACCCCCGCGAGGTCGTCGCCGAGGCCGAGGACGCCCTCGACGCCCGGCGCGCCGAGATCGACTTCGACGCCGACCGCGAGTTCACCGAGGAGAAGCTGGAAGCGGCCCGCGAACGCGCCGAAGACGCCGCCGAGCGCGAGCAAGAGCTGCGCGAGCGGTTCCGCGAGCACCGCCGGCAGCTGGAGCGGTTCGGCGAGCGCGCCACCGGCGTCCGCTTCGAGGCGTTCACCGGCGAGCCGCTGGATCTCACCGTCACCAACCTCGGCGCGCTGGGCGATCTGGCCGACCGGCTACGGGCGGTCGTCGACGCCATCGAGGCCGACGCGGACGCCTCGCGGGCCGCGGCCACGGTGCTCGACCGGATGGCCGCCTCCGAGAACGAGAAGATGACGACGCTGTTCGCCGACGGGGAGGCCGCCGACGTGTTCCGGCGGGTGACCGCCGACCGCTACGTCGACGTGGGGCTGACCGACGACTCCCGGCTGGCCGTCGAGCTGGAGAGCGGCGAGCGGCTCTCGCCCGACGAGCTCTCCCGCGGGGCGCGCGACCAGCTGTATCTCGCCGTCCGCGTCGCGCTCGGCCGCCGGCTCATGGAGGGCCGCGACGGCTTCTTCCTCATGGACGACGCGTTCCTGTCGGCCGACCCTCAGCGGCTCCGCCGGCAGGCCGAGGTGGTCGGTGACCTCGTCGACGCCGGCTGGCAGGTAGTGTACCTGACCTGCAAGCCCGACGCGAGGGACACGCTGGCCGAGACGGCGGGCGCGGACGTGACCGAGCTGACGCCGCTGTAG
- a CDS encoding metallophosphoesterase family protein, whose amino-acid sequence MRLLHTADLHLGRGERSLAALDALLAAAEREDVDALTVGGDCFESAGDADDHRPELRERFADNDFDVLAVPGNHDAAVFGGNVEFGPDFRALATDPVEAATVGDGEVVGVPARERLGEELFFDLRERASEEAVLCLHCTLDAGFGTGATGDEAEPAHCPVQTETLGELGYEFVLGGHVHAELYQRKLPNGGLFIYPGSPVSHSWAETGRRHAVVVDTDDANVQPVALDTFYRDRLSATVAPGDGYDVIERVEGWVDGQETDRSSLEVRVDGFTELDESTFDERLHAAAGPATVVNETRGVAAVLDHPIYADFADRLDDLDLDEFDGVDGEEPVEERLVETLAELLAAGEVTHA is encoded by the coding sequence ATGCGGCTACTGCACACTGCGGATCTCCACCTCGGGCGCGGCGAGCGGTCGCTGGCCGCGCTCGACGCCCTCCTGGCCGCGGCGGAACGCGAGGACGTCGACGCCCTGACCGTCGGCGGCGACTGCTTCGAGTCGGCCGGCGACGCCGACGACCACCGCCCCGAGCTGCGCGAGCGGTTCGCCGACAACGACTTCGACGTGCTGGCGGTCCCCGGCAACCACGACGCCGCGGTCTTCGGCGGCAACGTCGAGTTCGGCCCGGACTTCCGGGCGCTCGCGACCGACCCCGTCGAGGCCGCGACCGTCGGCGACGGCGAGGTCGTCGGCGTCCCCGCCCGCGAGCGGCTGGGCGAGGAGCTGTTCTTCGACCTGCGCGAGCGCGCGAGCGAGGAGGCGGTCCTCTGCCTGCACTGCACGCTCGACGCCGGGTTCGGGACGGGCGCGACCGGCGACGAGGCCGAACCGGCTCACTGCCCCGTCCAGACCGAGACGCTGGGCGAACTCGGCTACGAGTTCGTCCTCGGGGGGCACGTCCACGCCGAGCTCTACCAGCGGAAACTCCCCAACGGCGGCCTGTTCATCTACCCGGGTTCGCCGGTCTCGCACTCGTGGGCCGAGACCGGCCGGCGCCACGCCGTCGTCGTCGACACGGACGACGCCAACGTCCAGCCGGTCGCGCTCGACACCTTCTACCGCGACCGGCTCTCGGCGACCGTCGCCCCCGGCGACGGCTACGACGTCATCGAGCGCGTCGAGGGGTGGGTCGACGGCCAGGAGACCGACCGCAGCTCGCTCGAAGTCCGGGTCGACGGCTTCACCGAACTCGACGAGTCGACGTTCGACGAGCGGCTGCACGCCGCCGCCGGCCCGGCGACGGTGGTCAACGAGACGCGGGGCGTCGCGGCGGTCCTCGACCACCCCATCTACGCCGACTTCGCCGACCGGCTCGACGACCTGGACCTCGACGAGTTCGACGGGGTCGACGGCGAGGAACCGGTCGAGGAGCGACTCGTGGAGACGCTCGCGGAGCTGCTCGCGGCCGGCGAGGTGACACACGCGTGA